A single region of the Yersinia entomophaga genome encodes:
- a CDS encoding DUF883 family protein: MFKKSEKVERNIDQDVNLLADTLDDVLRSSGDKTKEELEKVRQNAEGVLRDARARFSGSTSLTQHARDVVGNADSYVRDKPWQGVGIGAAVGVVLGVLLSRR, encoded by the coding sequence ATGTTCAAGAAATCAGAGAAAGTTGAACGAAATATCGATCAAGATGTAAATCTGCTGGCAGATACTCTCGATGATGTCCTGCGCTCTTCCGGTGATAAAACCAAAGAAGAGCTGGAAAAAGTTCGTCAAAATGCAGAAGGCGTGCTGAGAGATGCCAGAGCGCGCTTTAGCGGTTCCACCTCACTGACCCAACATGCACGAGACGTCGTGGGCAACGCCGACAGCTACGTTCGTGACAAACCCTGGCAGGGCGTTGGTATTGGTGCCGCAGTCGGTGTCGTGCTCGGCGTATTATTGTCGCGTCGTTAG
- a CDS encoding carboxymuconolactone decarboxylase family protein: MIEQRLNYSQLSSSTYQALMNALMTLENSSLDKSLIELIFMRVSQINGCAYCLNMHGKALRDSGVSQSKIDMLAGWQVSGAYNDAERAALAWAESVTHIATTGAPDNAFDLLKKYFSDTEISDLTFTISIMNAFNRLAVSLRQ, translated from the coding sequence ATGATCGAACAACGTCTTAATTACTCTCAGCTGTCCTCTTCCACCTATCAAGCACTCATGAATGCCTTGATGACGCTGGAAAATAGTTCTCTCGACAAATCCCTGATTGAACTGATTTTCATGCGAGTTTCACAAATCAACGGCTGTGCCTACTGCCTGAATATGCACGGGAAAGCCCTACGCGACAGCGGTGTCAGCCAAAGTAAAATCGATATGTTAGCCGGATGGCAGGTCAGCGGAGCATATAACGATGCCGAGCGCGCTGCACTGGCCTGGGCTGAATCCGTTACCCATATCGCGACAACCGGTGCGCCGGACAACGCTTTTGATTTATTGAAAAAATATTTTAGCGATACAGAAATTTCAGATCTGACCTTTACTATTAGCATCATGAATGCCTTTAACCGCCTGGCCGTTAGCTTGCGCCAGTAG
- the nrdE gene encoding class 1b ribonucleoside-diphosphate reductase subunit alpha yields MATTELTMTAPLTSELDYHSLNAMLNLYDADGQIQFDKDRLAARQYFLQHVNQNTVFFHSLQEKIDYLIEEGYYEKEVLEQYDFSFIKSLFQQAYAKKFRFPTFLGAFKYYTSYTLKTFDGQRYLERYEDRICIVALTLAAGDQKLARNLVEEMISGRFQPATPTFLNCGKKQRGELVSCFLLRIEDNMESIGRAVNSALQLSKRGGGVAFLMSNIREVGAPIKRIENQSSGVIPIMKMLEDAFSYANQLGARQGAGAVYLHAHHPDILRFLDTKRENADEKVRIKTLSLGVVIPDITFELAKQNEEMYLFSPYDVEQVYGVPMSEISVSEKYREMVDNKRIRKSKIRAREFFQILAEIQFESGYPYIMFEDTVNKANPIKGRINMSNLCSEILQVNQPTEYNEDLSYKHVGKDISCNLGSLNIAHTMDSQNFAQTIETAIRGLTAVSDMSHIRSVSSIDKGNQESHAIGLGQMNLHGYLAREQIYYGSEEALDFTNIYFYTVAYHAIRASNQLAIERGSCFKGFDDSQYASGRYFTKYIEQSWQPKTSRVQALFASAGIPIPTQHDWAALRHSVMEHGLYNQNLQAVPPTGSISYINHATSSIHPIVSRIEIRKEGKIGRVYYPAPYMTNDNLDYYQDAYQIGPEKIIDTYAQATQHVDQGLSLTLFFRDTATTRDINKAQIYAWKKGIKTIYYIRLRQMALEGTEVEGCVSCSL; encoded by the coding sequence TTGGCAACGACAGAACTCACAATGACAGCCCCATTAACCAGCGAACTGGATTATCACTCGCTGAACGCCATGCTCAATCTTTACGATGCGGATGGGCAAATTCAATTCGATAAAGATCGTCTGGCTGCGCGCCAATATTTTCTGCAACACGTTAATCAGAACACGGTGTTTTTCCATAGTCTGCAGGAAAAAATCGATTATCTGATAGAAGAAGGCTATTACGAAAAAGAAGTGCTGGAACAGTATGACTTCAGCTTTATTAAAAGCTTATTCCAGCAAGCCTATGCTAAAAAATTCCGCTTCCCGACTTTCCTCGGTGCTTTTAAGTATTACACCAGCTATACGCTAAAAACCTTCGATGGCCAGCGCTATCTGGAACGTTATGAAGATCGTATTTGTATAGTGGCGCTCACACTAGCCGCCGGCGATCAAAAACTGGCGAGAAATCTGGTAGAGGAAATGATTTCTGGTCGTTTTCAACCTGCTACACCAACCTTCCTCAACTGTGGCAAGAAACAACGGGGCGAACTGGTTTCCTGCTTCCTGCTGCGCATCGAGGATAATATGGAGTCCATTGGGCGGGCGGTAAACTCGGCTTTACAGTTATCCAAACGAGGCGGCGGCGTTGCTTTCCTGATGAGCAACATTCGTGAAGTGGGCGCGCCAATTAAACGAATTGAAAATCAGTCTTCTGGCGTTATTCCTATTATGAAAATGCTGGAAGATGCTTTCTCTTATGCCAATCAATTAGGTGCGCGTCAGGGCGCTGGCGCTGTTTATCTACATGCCCATCACCCGGATATTTTGCGTTTTCTGGATACCAAACGTGAGAACGCCGATGAGAAAGTGCGGATTAAAACGCTGTCTCTCGGCGTAGTGATTCCCGATATTACTTTTGAATTGGCGAAGCAGAACGAGGAAATGTATTTGTTCTCGCCTTATGACGTTGAACAGGTTTATGGCGTTCCTATGTCAGAAATCAGCGTCAGTGAGAAATACCGTGAGATGGTGGATAACAAACGTATTCGCAAAAGCAAAATCCGCGCCCGTGAATTTTTCCAGATTCTGGCTGAAATTCAGTTTGAATCCGGTTATCCCTACATCATGTTTGAAGACACGGTAAATAAAGCGAATCCGATCAAAGGCCGGATCAACATGAGCAACCTATGCTCTGAAATCTTGCAGGTTAATCAGCCAACGGAATATAACGAAGATCTGAGTTACAAACATGTTGGCAAAGATATTTCTTGTAATCTCGGTTCGCTGAATATTGCTCATACCATGGATTCGCAGAATTTCGCGCAAACCATCGAAACGGCCATCCGCGGGCTAACTGCGGTTTCCGATATGAGTCATATTCGTTCGGTTTCTTCTATTGATAAAGGGAATCAGGAATCTCACGCTATTGGTTTAGGGCAAATGAATCTGCACGGTTATCTAGCTCGCGAACAGATTTATTACGGTTCTGAAGAAGCACTGGATTTCACCAATATCTATTTCTATACCGTTGCCTATCACGCGATTCGCGCCTCGAATCAATTAGCCATTGAACGCGGCAGCTGTTTTAAAGGTTTTGATGATTCACAGTATGCTTCCGGCCGCTATTTCACCAAATACATTGAGCAAAGCTGGCAGCCAAAAACTTCACGCGTGCAGGCATTGTTTGCAAGTGCAGGGATTCCTATTCCAACCCAGCATGATTGGGCAGCTTTGCGCCATTCAGTTATGGAGCACGGGCTGTATAACCAGAATTTACAGGCTGTACCACCGACTGGTTCTATTTCTTATATCAATCACGCTACGTCTAGCATTCACCCAATTGTATCGCGGATTGAAATACGCAAAGAAGGCAAGATTGGCCGGGTGTATTACCCTGCGCCTTATATGACCAATGACAACCTCGATTATTATCAGGATGCCTATCAAATCGGGCCGGAAAAAATTATTGATACCTATGCGCAAGCAACACAGCATGTGGATCAGGGGTTATCGCTAACGCTATTTTTCCGTGATACCGCCACCACGCGGGATATTAATAAAGCCCAGATCTATGCTTGGAAGAAAGGTATTAAAACCATCTATTACATTCGCCTGCGCCAAATGGCGTTGGAAGGTACAGAAGTTGAAGGCTGCGTCTCCTGCTCACTGTAG
- the asr gene encoding acid resistance repetitive basic protein Asr, with protein sequence MKKVLALIVAATMGMSSVAFAAETAAAPAPVATGTTAAAPAAEKAAPAKATSHKKHQATKKTTEQKAQAAKKHEKKAPAQKAQAAKKHEKKAPAQKAQAAKKHVKKAPAQKAQAAKKHHKSAKKAAVAPAATPAA encoded by the coding sequence ATGAAAAAAGTATTAGCGCTGATCGTTGCTGCAACTATGGGTATGTCTTCTGTTGCTTTCGCTGCTGAAACAGCTGCTGCACCAGCGCCTGTTGCTACTGGTACCACCGCTGCGGCTCCTGCGGCAGAGAAAGCGGCTCCGGCCAAGGCAACCAGCCACAAAAAACATCAAGCGACCAAGAAAACCACTGAACAAAAAGCACAGGCCGCTAAAAAACATGAGAAAAAAGCACCGGCTCAGAAAGCACAGGCCGCTAAAAAACACGAGAAAAAAGCACCGGCTCAGAAAGCGCAGGCTGCTAAAAAACACGTAAAAAAAGCTCCGGCTCAGAAAGCACAAGCCGCGAAAAAACACCACAAATCAGCTAAGAAAGCCGCCGTTGCTCCAGCAGCAACTCCAGCAGCATAA
- a CDS encoding DHA2 family efflux MFS transporter permease subunit, translating into MAYRTKVAIVYLLGFFVDLINMFIANVAYPDIARSLHASISQLAWVSTGYILGLTLVIPLSAWLTKTVGARRTFLLSLLLFLLATAAAGTAGSIELLIVWRVLQGFGGGLLIPIGQTLTYQYYRPDERAGLSSVIMLVGLLAPALSPAVGGLIVDALGWRWIFYLNLPLALLALTLSIIWLKPEERKTEQSPLDIAGLCSGSAVLILLLLGLSRLSEPEHGISGALLVVLGLIMLRGFIRHSVAHSQPILNLSLIKEPLMRISMLVYLFIPGIFIGVSMITMLYLQNILGMSASQVGLLMIPWSIAAFIAITLTGKIFNRIGPRPLFICGCLTQGIGMLLLTNIVQAEQLPSMFIAFACMGFGGSLCSCTAQSTAFLHTETRHLADASALWNINRQMGFGFGVALLSLLLNLMLALKGVGALDNPALRQPATQAFHWCFLLAATSALLPLWLSSRMTNTSILRDLRNR; encoded by the coding sequence ATGGCATACCGTACTAAAGTTGCAATCGTCTATTTACTCGGATTTTTTGTTGATCTGATTAACATGTTTATCGCCAATGTGGCTTATCCGGATATCGCCCGCAGTTTGCACGCCAGTATCAGTCAATTAGCCTGGGTAAGCACGGGCTATATTCTGGGGCTGACTCTGGTTATTCCCTTGAGCGCCTGGCTGACCAAAACGGTAGGTGCACGGCGTACCTTCCTACTTTCTTTACTGTTATTTTTACTTGCTACCGCCGCAGCCGGAACCGCAGGTTCTATCGAGTTATTGATCGTATGGCGAGTATTACAAGGATTTGGCGGAGGCTTATTAATTCCGATAGGTCAGACGTTAACTTATCAATATTATCGTCCCGATGAACGAGCCGGTCTCTCTTCCGTCATTATGTTGGTTGGCCTGTTAGCTCCGGCGCTATCACCGGCGGTTGGCGGCTTGATTGTCGATGCCTTAGGCTGGCGTTGGATATTTTATCTTAATCTGCCCCTTGCGCTGTTAGCACTCACTCTCTCCATTATCTGGTTAAAACCAGAGGAAAGGAAAACCGAACAATCGCCGTTGGATATCGCAGGTTTATGTTCAGGTTCGGCGGTATTAATTCTATTACTACTGGGATTAAGCCGTTTGAGTGAACCAGAACACGGAATTTCTGGCGCTCTGTTAGTGGTTTTAGGCCTTATCATGTTGAGGGGGTTTATTCGTCACAGTGTGGCTCATTCTCAGCCAATTCTTAATTTGAGTTTGATTAAAGAGCCGCTGATGCGTATCTCAATGCTGGTTTATCTGTTTATTCCCGGTATTTTCATCGGCGTTAGCATGATTACCATGCTGTACCTACAAAATATATTGGGGATGAGTGCCTCACAGGTTGGATTACTGATGATTCCCTGGTCCATTGCGGCTTTTATTGCCATTACTTTAACGGGAAAAATCTTTAACCGAATCGGGCCAAGACCACTGTTTATCTGCGGTTGTCTGACACAAGGGATTGGTATGTTACTACTAACCAACATCGTTCAGGCGGAACAACTGCCATCGATGTTCATCGCCTTTGCCTGTATGGGGTTTGGCGGCAGCTTGTGCAGCTGTACCGCACAAAGCACCGCTTTTTTGCATACAGAAACACGTCATTTGGCCGATGCCAGCGCACTTTGGAACATCAATCGACAAATGGGCTTCGGCTTTGGCGTTGCCTTACTTAGCCTGCTACTCAATTTAATGTTGGCGCTAAAAGGCGTTGGCGCACTGGATAACCCCGCGCTACGCCAGCCAGCAACGCAGGCTTTTCACTGGTGTTTTTTACTCGCGGCAACATCGGCTTTATTACCCCTATGGCTATCCAGCCGTATGACTAATACGTCTATTTTACGTGATTTACGCAATCGTTAA
- the proV gene encoding glycine betaine/L-proline ABC transporter ATP-binding protein ProV, which produces MAIKLEVKNLYKIFGEHPDRAFKLIESGMNKDQIFSKTGLSVGVKDASLAIEEGEIFVIMGLSGSGKSTLVRLLNRLIEPTRGEVLIDGEDIAKISDSALRTVRRNKISMVFQSFALMPHLNVLDNTAFGMELAGVPLKERHEKALEALRQVSLDNYAYSYPDELSGGMRQRVGLARAMANNPDILLMDEAFSALDPLIRTEMQDELVKLQAKHQRTIVFISHDLDEAMRIGDRIAIMQGGEVVQVGTPDEILNNPANEYVRTFFRGVDISHVFSAKDIARRRPVALIRKTPGFGPRSALKLLQDEDRDYGYVLERGQKFIGVVSIDSLKQALSENQPLDHALLAEPAPVPADMPLNELISLVAQAPCAVPVVGEDNNYIGIISKAMLLQALDKETPNE; this is translated from the coding sequence ATGGCAATTAAACTCGAAGTAAAAAATTTATATAAGATATTTGGTGAGCACCCGGATCGGGCCTTTAAATTGATTGAATCTGGCATGAATAAAGACCAGATATTTAGTAAAACCGGTTTGTCCGTTGGCGTCAAAGATGCCAGTCTGGCCATTGAAGAAGGCGAGATATTCGTCATCATGGGGTTATCGGGTTCCGGTAAATCCACCCTGGTACGCCTTCTCAATCGTCTGATAGAACCTACTCGCGGCGAAGTCCTTATTGATGGTGAAGATATTGCCAAAATATCTGACAGTGCATTACGGACCGTTCGGCGAAATAAAATCAGTATGGTATTCCAGTCATTTGCCTTAATGCCTCATCTGAATGTGTTAGATAATACAGCCTTTGGTATGGAATTAGCCGGAGTCCCGCTAAAAGAACGCCATGAAAAAGCATTAGAGGCGTTACGTCAGGTCAGTCTGGATAATTATGCTTATTCATATCCCGATGAACTTTCTGGCGGTATGCGTCAACGCGTTGGTTTAGCGCGAGCAATGGCAAACAATCCGGACATATTATTGATGGATGAGGCCTTCTCAGCGCTAGATCCATTAATTCGTACTGAGATGCAGGATGAGTTGGTGAAATTGCAGGCCAAGCATCAGCGTACCATCGTTTTTATTTCCCATGATTTAGACGAAGCCATGCGTATTGGCGACCGTATTGCCATTATGCAAGGCGGGGAAGTCGTTCAGGTCGGTACACCGGATGAAATATTGAATAATCCGGCAAATGAATATGTAAGAACCTTCTTCCGTGGCGTTGATATTAGTCACGTATTTAGCGCAAAAGATATTGCTCGTCGTCGTCCGGTGGCCTTAATCCGCAAGACTCCAGGATTTGGCCCCCGTTCAGCGTTAAAACTACTTCAGGATGAAGACCGCGATTACGGCTATGTGTTGGAACGCGGGCAAAAATTTATCGGCGTGGTATCGATAGATTCATTGAAACAGGCTCTTTCAGAAAACCAGCCGCTCGATCATGCCTTATTGGCTGAGCCAGCGCCGGTTCCGGCTGATATGCCGCTCAATGAGTTGATTTCACTTGTTGCTCAAGCCCCTTGCGCCGTTCCGGTGGTGGGCGAGGACAACAACTATATCGGTATTATTTCCAAGGCCATGCTGCTGCAAGCCTTAGATAAGGAGACGCCAAATGAGTAA
- the nrdF gene encoding class 1b ribonucleoside-diphosphate reductase subunit beta produces the protein MIATQPLSRVKAINWNKIEDDKDLEVWNRLTSNFWLPEKIPLSNDIPSWATLTLQEQQLAIRVFTGLTLLDTIQNTVGAPALLQDAITPHEEAVFSNISFMEAVHARSYSSIFSTLCMTSDVDDAYRWSEENGPLQKKAQIILSHYRHEDPLKKKVASVFLESFLFYSGFYLPMYFSSRAKLTNTADLIRLIIRDEAVHGYYIGYKFQKGLEKVDAARRQEIKNFAFDLLQDLYDNEVRYTEDLYDCVGWSEDVKKFLHYNANKALMNLGYEALFPASEAKVSPAILSALSPNADENHDFFSGSGSSYVIGKAVTTEDEDWDF, from the coding sequence ATGATCGCTACGCAACCTTTATCCCGCGTGAAAGCCATCAACTGGAACAAAATAGAAGATGATAAAGATCTGGAGGTCTGGAATCGTCTGACCTCCAATTTCTGGCTGCCGGAAAAAATTCCGCTGTCGAATGATATTCCCTCTTGGGCAACTCTAACGCTCCAAGAGCAACAGTTGGCCATTCGCGTATTCACCGGCCTGACGCTGCTGGATACTATTCAGAATACCGTTGGGGCGCCCGCACTACTACAGGATGCAATCACCCCACATGAAGAAGCGGTATTTTCCAATATCAGCTTTATGGAAGCGGTACATGCTCGTTCTTACAGTTCGATATTTTCAACTCTGTGCATGACGTCTGATGTGGATGATGCTTATCGCTGGAGTGAAGAGAATGGTCCGTTGCAGAAAAAAGCGCAGATTATCCTAAGCCATTACCGCCACGAGGATCCGCTGAAGAAGAAGGTTGCAAGCGTATTTCTGGAATCGTTCCTATTCTATTCTGGTTTTTATTTGCCGATGTATTTTTCCAGCCGAGCCAAACTGACCAATACCGCCGATCTGATCCGCCTGATTATTCGGGATGAGGCGGTACACGGCTACTATATTGGCTACAAATTCCAGAAAGGGTTGGAAAAGGTCGATGCCGCTCGCCGTCAGGAAATTAAAAACTTCGCTTTCGATCTGCTACAGGATTTATACGATAACGAAGTGCGCTACACCGAAGATTTGTACGATTGCGTGGGCTGGAGCGAGGATGTGAAGAAATTCCTGCACTATAACGCTAATAAAGCGCTAATGAATCTGGGCTACGAAGCGCTATTTCCAGCCAGCGAGGCCAAAGTTAGCCCGGCCATTTTGTCTGCATTATCGCCAAATGCTGATGAAAATCACGATTTCTTCTCTGGCTCCGGTTCCTCTTATGTCATCGGAAAAGCGGTAACGACAGAGGATGAAGATTGGGATTTTTGA
- a CDS encoding nickel/cobalt transporter — protein sequence MIANIKLTRTSVAGAMLTALLMTALLATLIWHWSDFVQYCINLQIYMHRYLVMYLLQQQNNQNGAGLMLVLFSFTYGFLHAVGPGHGKFVITTYLSTNREKANTSRLITFLGSMMQGVVAILFVLILAVFFNLSMGDLSLSRYFVEKGSAVFIMLFGVVLMLRASGISLFRLYKKEKRLAIHQIIPLPAIGISKLPIASSSSHQQVDCGCGHKHMPLAEELNGDWKNYLWVIASIGIRPCSGAILILVFANAVGMFTWGVIAAMSMALGTSLSIMIVATLVYHAREKFISSHGQLLAGKLIHASRIATVIGGFILILFGLVLFSSVIPISASGDFIAAGC from the coding sequence ATGATTGCGAACATTAAACTTACGCGAACCTCAGTCGCCGGCGCTATGCTGACCGCTCTGCTAATGACAGCTCTATTAGCCACCCTTATCTGGCATTGGTCTGATTTTGTTCAATATTGCATTAACCTACAGATATATATGCATCGTTATCTAGTGATGTATCTGCTTCAGCAACAAAATAATCAGAACGGAGCCGGGCTGATGCTGGTTCTGTTTAGCTTTACCTACGGTTTTTTACACGCCGTCGGGCCTGGGCATGGCAAGTTTGTTATTACGACCTATTTGTCTACCAATCGCGAAAAAGCCAACACCAGCCGCTTAATCACTTTCCTCGGTAGTATGATGCAAGGCGTTGTTGCTATTTTGTTCGTGCTGATTCTGGCAGTCTTTTTTAATCTCTCAATGGGAGATTTGAGCCTCAGCCGCTATTTTGTCGAGAAAGGCAGTGCGGTCTTTATTATGTTGTTCGGCGTAGTCTTAATGCTACGCGCTTCAGGCATTAGCCTATTCCGCCTTTATAAGAAAGAAAAGCGCCTCGCCATTCACCAAATAATTCCTCTTCCCGCTATAGGCATCAGTAAATTGCCTATAGCGTCCTCCTCTTCCCATCAGCAAGTCGACTGCGGCTGCGGCCATAAGCATATGCCACTAGCAGAAGAACTGAATGGAGATTGGAAAAATTACCTTTGGGTCATCGCCTCAATTGGCATTCGCCCCTGTAGCGGTGCCATCCTGATTTTAGTTTTTGCGAATGCAGTAGGCATGTTTACCTGGGGTGTTATTGCCGCAATGAGCATGGCGCTGGGCACATCACTATCAATAATGATCGTCGCAACGCTGGTTTATCATGCCCGCGAAAAATTTATCTCTAGCCACGGTCAGTTACTGGCGGGGAAACTGATTCATGCGTCACGAATTGCCACGGTAATAGGCGGATTTATATTAATACTGTTTGGTTTGGTACTGTTCAGCTCAGTCATTCCTATTAGTGCCAGCGGGGATTTTATTGCCGCCGGCTGTTGA
- the nrdH gene encoding glutaredoxin-like protein NrdH: MSIIIYSKPDCVQCNATYRALDRHGINYQVIDLTNDSQALNHIKSLGYQQVPVIVAGDNHWSGFRPDKISALSQNVAV, encoded by the coding sequence ATGAGCATTATTATTTACAGTAAGCCCGATTGTGTCCAGTGCAATGCAACCTATCGCGCCTTAGATCGTCATGGAATTAACTATCAGGTCATTGATCTTACGAATGATTCCCAGGCGCTCAACCATATTAAATCCCTCGGTTATCAGCAAGTGCCGGTCATTGTGGCGGGTGACAATCATTGGTCGGGTTTTCGACCGGATAAAATCAGTGCCCTGAGTCAAAACGTTGCGGTCTGA
- a CDS encoding PLP-dependent aminotransferase family protein, translating to MMMSIPVQLQVDRQQNEPVFRQIYLRFKEAITQRILLPDTRVPSVRALASDLGVARGTVENAYAQLIAEGYLQSRGQSGTYVSDQLPRVTAPIPAEPSKPRPAANINHAFALETESPLPFQLGLPALDAFPYGLWARIVNRQAHAATRASLGHPPATGLSVLREAIASYLQLSRGFHCLPEQVFICSGYQSLLDLAISTLLLPGDAVWLEDPGYPVTQQLCREAKLRHEPIPIDAEGMNLGAAIAKVPDARAAIVTPAHQSPTGVALSLLRRLALLEWAAEQQSWIVEDDYDSEFRYQGRPLPSLKSLDRQGRVLYAGTFSKVMFPALRIAYLVVPKELVDKFTQRCRLRACTVPVLIQSSVAEFIRQGHFYRHLKRMRHLYPERRAWLVAALESQLGDILQVEEQAGGIQLLARLDKNYSDRLVATLAHQQGLAIQALSDWQIAISGSNGLLLGFTNLQSADDAKRQVSRLASIIRLMERE from the coding sequence ATGATGATGAGTATTCCCGTTCAATTGCAGGTTGATCGTCAGCAAAATGAACCTGTTTTTCGCCAGATTTATCTGCGATTTAAAGAAGCCATAACGCAACGAATACTCTTGCCAGACACCCGAGTTCCGTCGGTTCGCGCTCTGGCCAGCGATCTGGGCGTAGCCAGAGGAACGGTAGAAAATGCCTATGCTCAATTGATTGCAGAGGGCTATTTACAAAGCCGAGGGCAATCAGGGACTTATGTATCAGACCAACTGCCAAGGGTGACCGCTCCAATCCCCGCCGAGCCGTCAAAACCGCGGCCAGCCGCTAACATCAACCACGCTTTTGCTCTGGAAACAGAAAGTCCGCTACCTTTTCAACTGGGGCTACCAGCCCTTGATGCCTTTCCCTATGGGCTGTGGGCGCGAATTGTTAATCGACAGGCTCATGCCGCGACTCGCGCTTCATTGGGGCATCCGCCAGCTACCGGACTCTCAGTTTTACGCGAGGCAATTGCCAGTTATCTCCAGCTTTCCCGCGGATTCCATTGCTTACCGGAACAGGTTTTTATCTGCTCCGGTTATCAGTCTCTGCTGGATTTGGCGATATCGACGCTGTTGCTTCCCGGGGATGCGGTTTGGCTGGAAGATCCGGGCTATCCGGTTACTCAGCAGTTATGCAGAGAGGCAAAGCTGCGCCACGAGCCGATTCCGATTGATGCGGAAGGGATGAATCTGGGTGCAGCTATAGCCAAAGTGCCTGATGCCAGAGCTGCTATTGTCACCCCGGCACATCAAAGTCCAACGGGCGTTGCCCTGAGTCTACTGCGCCGCTTGGCGCTATTGGAGTGGGCTGCTGAGCAGCAGAGCTGGATTGTAGAGGATGATTATGACAGTGAATTTCGCTATCAAGGTCGGCCACTACCGTCGCTAAAAAGTCTGGATCGTCAGGGGCGGGTGCTATACGCCGGGACATTTAGCAAAGTAATGTTTCCGGCATTACGTATAGCCTATTTGGTGGTGCCTAAGGAATTAGTTGATAAGTTTACTCAGCGTTGTCGATTGCGCGCCTGTACCGTGCCGGTGCTGATTCAATCCAGCGTGGCTGAATTTATTCGTCAAGGGCATTTTTACCGACATTTGAAACGAATGCGGCATTTGTATCCTGAACGGCGGGCATGGTTAGTGGCGGCTTTGGAGAGCCAGCTAGGTGATATTTTGCAGGTCGAAGAGCAGGCTGGCGGGATTCAGCTATTGGCACGTTTGGATAAGAATTACAGCGATCGGCTGGTGGCTACGCTGGCGCATCAGCAGGGATTGGCGATACAGGCACTTTCTGATTGGCAAATAGCTATTTCTGGTAGCAATGGATTACTGTTGGGCTTTACCAATTTGCAGTCAGCAGATGACGCGAAAAGGCAAGTATCTCGTTTGGCATCGATTATTCGGCTTATGGAGAGAGAATGA
- the nrdI gene encoding class Ib ribonucleoside-diphosphate reductase assembly flavoprotein NrdI, whose translation MNPLVYFSSSSENSHRFVEKLGLPAIRIPIAGAREKLKVEQPYILLVPSYGGGSSIGAVPIQVIRFLNDPHNRALIRGVIAAGNTNFGDAYCLAGEIISHKCQVPYLYRFELLGTDEDVANVRKGVTEFWQRQNSQ comes from the coding sequence ATGAATCCGCTGGTTTATTTCTCCAGCTCATCGGAGAACTCCCACCGATTTGTGGAGAAACTGGGGCTTCCGGCCATACGCATTCCGATTGCCGGAGCACGGGAAAAATTAAAGGTTGAGCAACCTTACATTTTGCTGGTGCCCAGCTATGGCGGCGGCAGTTCGATCGGTGCAGTACCGATTCAAGTTATCCGTTTCCTCAATGATCCGCATAACCGCGCGTTGATCCGCGGCGTTATCGCCGCGGGAAACACTAATTTTGGCGATGCCTATTGCCTGGCCGGCGAGATTATCTCCCACAAATGCCAGGTCCCTTATCTGTACCGCTTTGAGTTGTTGGGTACTGATGAAGATGTGGCAAATGTTCGTAAGGGAGTAACCGAATTTTGGCAACGACAGAACTCACAATGA